One Ranitomeya variabilis isolate aRanVar5 chromosome 5, aRanVar5.hap1, whole genome shotgun sequence DNA window includes the following coding sequences:
- the LOC143775570 gene encoding G2/mitotic-specific cyclin-B2-like, whose amino-acid sequence MATRRAAASREADNAIAGAMKSKAPFNVPRAALGEIGNKVTVRGKQISVKNSNAVMKPSKPVTKVTNVNVKPKAVTVKVTEAPAKESSPVLMDVSMKDEEELCQAFSDVLNGVEDIDAEDGGNPQLCSEYVMDIYSYLKELELKQPIKQRYLEGKEVNERMRAILVDWLVQVHSRFQLLQETLYMGIAIMDRFLQVQPISRGKLQLVGVTALLLASKYEEMYTPEISDFVYITDNAYTASQIREMEILVLRQLKFNLGRPLPLHFLRRASKSCSAYAEQHTLSKYLMELTLGDYDMVHFRPSEIASAALCLAQKVLDEGSWGATQHHYTGYVEEDLSHIMKHMAKNVTKVNKNMTKHVAVRNKYASSKLMKISTIPQLLSPVITDLAASLVS is encoded by the exons ATGGCGACCCGCCGTGCTGCT GCTTCCCGTGAAGCTGACAATGCTATAGCAGGAGCTATGAAATCAAAAGCCCCCTTTAATGTGCCGAGAGCTGCTCTGGGAGAAATAGGAAATAAGGTGACTGTGCGTGGAAAGCAGATTTCTGTAAAG AACTCTAATGCAGTGATGAAGCCAAGCAAACCTGTAACTAAAGTGACAAATGTCAATGTGAAACCAAAGGCTGTCACTGTGAAGGTGACTGAAGCTCCagcaaag GAATCCTCCCCAGTTCTGATGGATGTGTCTATGAAGGATGAAGAGGAACTCTGTCAGGCTTTCTCTGACGTTCTGAATGGTGTGGAAGACATTGATGCTGAAGACGGTGGAAACCCACAGCTGTGTAGTGAATACGTAATGGACATTTATAGCTACCTGAAAGAACTGGAG CTCAAGCAGCCAATAAAGCAAAGATACCTGGAAGGAAAGGAGGTAAACGAACGCATGAGGGCAATCTTGGTTGACTGGCTAGTCCAAGTTCACTCCAGGTTTCAACTACTTCAGGAGACTCTGTACATGGGTATAGCCATAATGGATCGTTTTCTTCAG GTTCAGCCCATCTCTCGTGGAAAGCTTCAGTTGGTCGGTGTAACTGCGCTTCTACTGGCTTCCAAATATGAAGAAATGTACACCCCAGAGATCTCAGACTTTGTTTACATCACAGACAATGCTTATACTGCATCACAAATTAGAGAAATGGAAATTCTGGTGCTGCGTCAGCTAAAGTTTAACCTTGGCCGTCCACTACCACTTCACTTCCTGAGACGTGCTTCAAAATCCTGCAGT GCTTATGCAGAACAGCATACGCTCTCAAAGTATCTGATGGAGCTTACCCTCGGTGACTATGATATGGTCCACTTCAGACCTTCTGAAATAGCATCAGCGGCGCTTTGTCTGGCACAGAAGGTCCTTGATGAGGGCAGCTGG ggagcCACGCAGCATCACTACACTGGGTATGTAGAGGAAGACTTGTCTCATATCATGAAGCACATGGCAAAAAATGTTACAAAAGTCAACAAGAACATGACAAAGCATGTG GCTGTGAGAAACAAGTATGCCAGCAGCAAGCTAATGAAGATCAGCACCATCCCTCAACTGTTATCTCCAGTGATTACAGACCTAGCTGCAAGTCTTGTGTCCTAA